From the Deltaproteobacteria bacterium genome, the window ACGATGACATCCCCCAGGGGACGGATCATAACCCCCCGTTTTCTTGCCTCCATGATCACCTCATGCCCGGTCATGTTTTCGGCGGCCAGAGCCTGACGGGTTTCTTTATTAGCCACCAGTTCTATGCCTACCATCATGCCTCTTTGACGAATATCCCCAACGTGGGTAAGTTCCTTGAATTCATTAAGTTTATCTGAAAGGAAGGAGATTTTCGGCTGCAGATTTTCGATAATACGCTCCTTTTCAAACAATTCCAGACTGGCGATGGCAACTGCGCAGCCGAGGGGATTGCCCGTGTAGGTATGACCGTGGTAGAAGGTCTTGTTGTCCGCAAATTCACCGAGGAACCCCTCGAATACCTCTTCCCGCGTCACTGTGGCAGCCAAGGGAAGGTATCCGCCCGAAATGCCTTTTGCCAAACAGAGAATGTCGGGGGTTACGCCTTCATGCTCGCAGGCGAACATTTTGCCTGTCCGGCCGAAACCGACAGCTACTTCATCGGCGATCATGAAAACACCGTAATGGCTACACAATTCCCGGACCCCCCGGAGGAAACCTTCAGGCTGCATGAGCATGCCCGCCGCCCCCTGTACAAGGGGTTCCACTACCAAGGCGGCAATTTCCTCATGATGCCGGTCCAGCATTTTCTCAACGCCAATAAGGCAATCCAGTTTACACCCCGGATAATCTCGCCCGTATGGGCATCGGTAACAATATGGAGAAGGCACCTTGTAGGTTCCAAAGAGAAGGTTACGGTACATGTCATGGAACAAATCGATGCCCCCCAGGCTGACCGATCCTATCGTATCGCCATGATAGGCATTCACGAAGGAAAGAAATTTGGTCTTTCGTGGATTCCCTTGGGCCGATTGTCGGTGATACTGGAAGGCCATCTTAAGGGCAATTTCAACAGCGGTGGACCCGCTGTCGGAATAAAAAACCCGAGTCAAACCCCGAGGCACCACATTCAGGAGTTTTTGGGCAAAACGGACTGCCGGAACGTTGGTAATTCCAAGCAGGGTGGAATGGGCAACCAAATCGATTTGAGCTTTGAGAGCTTCGTCCAGTTCAGCCTTGCCGTGGCCGTGTACATTCGTCCAGAGTGACGATATCCCATCCAAATAGGCATTGCCTTCAACATCATACAGGTATGAACCCTTCCCCTTTTCGATAATGACGGGCTTCTCCCGGCGGTAAATCTGCATCTGCGTAAAAGGGTGCCAGACGCATGCCAAGTCGGCTTGTTCAAGTTCCCGAATTTCTTCTTTCGTGTCCACCATCAAACAACCCCCTTCCCTACAACCCGGCTTCTTGAAGCCGGTTCGCAGCATTGTTCAATATCGATTCACCCCGTAAAGGAAGGAAACCCTGCTACTGATACAACACGTCTCCCGCCACAATTCGCTGGAAATCGCCGGTAGGGGAACGCAATATCAGAAAACCATCCGAATCGATATCGACCGCTTCGCCTTCGCAGACGCCGTCCGGGTTTATGATTTTCACCTGCCGGCCGATGACTCCGGACAATTCCTTCCACCGATTCCGGATTGTTTCAAACTGCCGATCCTGAAACAGATCATAGTAATGTTCGAGCCGCTTCAGAAAGACCTGAAGAATTCGGATACGGGAAAAGACTTTACCCGTCAGGATCCGGAGGGATGACGCAATTTCGCGGATTTCATCCTCCATGGCATCGGGTTCCGTGTTTACGTTCAATCCAACCCCGACAATGACGTAGTCGACCCGTTCCATTTCCAGACTCATCTCCGTAAGAATGCCCGATATCTTTTTCCCTTCGATCAGAATATCGTTGGGCCATTTGATTTTAAATGGCAGATCGACCATCTCAAAGAGTGTTTCCGTCATCGAGACGGCAGCGACAAGGGTCAACAGAGGTGCCTCGTGAGGCTGGACCCGAGGCCGCAGGACGATGGACATATAAATTCCGCTGCCCGGAGGCGAAAACCAGGTCCTGCCCCGTCGCCCCCGCCCCTGAGTTTGAGTTTCTGCGACCACGATGGTTCCTTCTGGCGCCCCTTTGTGAGCCAACGCCCGGGCACGAATATTCGTGGAATCCGTTTCGCTATAGTAATTGATCCCCCGGCGCCCAAAAACCCGTGTTTGAAGACCGTCCATGATTTCCGCAGGCAGGAGCCGATCAGGCATTTCCTGCAACAGATACCCCCGTCCGGTCGATGAGGTAATCCCGTAGCCCTCTTCCTGCAGGGTTTTAATATGTTTCCAGATGGCGGTCCGCGATATGGAGAGTGCCGTAGCAAGACGTTCCCCCGACACCCAGACCCCGGCCGATTCTTTCAGATGTTTCAACAAGGCTTCTTTGGTCGACATGCCGCGCTCATAGCATCTCTTTCTCATGATTGTCAACTGATATTGTATTTTAGGTTGACGATCGACAAAATGTCTGCTAAGGAAGCGACCAAAAATCGACGTTGTCGATTTTGAAGGGTGAATCATGTTCAATCAGCAAATCCTCCATCTGGCAAAAAAAATCATAGGAGACCACTATCTGCCGTCTTATGAAGAATCCTGCGCACTGGCACGGTTACCGGAAACGGAAACGTTCGATCTCCTTGCCTGCGCCGGGAAAATTACCCGACATTTCAAGGAAGATCACGTCACCCTGTGCGCCATCCTGAATGCCAAATCGGGTTTTTGCACAGAAGATTGCGCTTTCTGCGCTCAGTCTGCACATCATCGCACGGGTATCTCCACATACGATCTGAAAACGGAAGCATTCATGGTGGCCGATGCGAGGGAGCGTCAGATCGCCGGCGCCACCCGTTTTTCCATGGTAACGAGCGGCCTGACGCTGACGGACGAAGAGATAAAGACGATTTGCCGATCCGCGGAACGGATATCCCGCGATACAGCCGTTACCGTCTGCGCCTCCGTGGGGACTATTACTTCAGAGCGCGCACAAGCATTAAAGGCCAGCGGCGTTTCCGTCTATCACCACAACTTGGAAACGGCTCGCAGCTTTTTTCACGAAATCTGCTCAACTCATGCTTATGAAGATGATATCAACACTCTGAAACGGGCAAAAAAAGCGGGGGTACGGATCTGCTCCGGTGGCATCCTAGGTTTGGGAGAAACTTGGGAACAAAGGGTAGAATTGGCCTGCACCCTGCGTGATCTTGATGTAGATGGCATTCCGCTGAACTTCCTTAATCCAATCGCCGGAACTCGAATGGAAAATCGTCCCGTCTTGTCACCCATGGATACACTCAAAAGCATCGCTCTCTTCCGGTTTGTTAATCCGGACCGCGATATTTTTATTTGCGGCGGGAGGGAGTTGATCCTGAAAGATTTTCAATCTTGGATTTTTCTTGCTGGAGCGAACGGTTTCATGGTCGGCAATTATCTGACCACACAGGGAAGGAACACCGGAATGGACATGGAAATCGTGCGTGCCCTAAACTTGAAACCATCTTTATCTGAAATGTGACTGAAGCCTGACCAAATTCACGGCCACACAACACCGAAGAGTCGTCCGCCTTCCGGCATCCCTTTGGGGGTGGAATCAAGAGAAAGAGGGAATTGAAGATTATCGACGATGCTGCCAGCAGGAAAGATTATTTCTTGTGAAATCACCGTGTCTTCAACAAGCAATGGATGCCGGCGAATTTTCGTTGCCCCCTGGATACAGATACAGCGATAAAGTTGAGGTTATCAATCATAGAAACCTTGCCATAATCCCGCGAGTATCCGCCTATCATTAAGACCATTCCATCTGTAATTCCATATCCAAGATTTCCGCCGCATTCGCAGGCAATTCCGCAAAGAGCGAAGCACCCGCCGGACATAATCGACCCTTTCATTTTACATTGGTCGGAATCACTATTTCCTTTCTATGATTCACCTCTGGAAAGGATTCGTGCCACGGCTTTCCTGGTCCGATCAATGATTTTTTCATAATTGAGAATGTTGCGCTGGATGTAATAATTTTTCTCGACATCCTGAATGAGGGCCGCTTCCTCCTCAAAAAAGGCCATAAGCTTTTTCGTTGCGGAAAACTGTTTGATAAACATCTCGCTCCAGTTGTTTTCCATGATCACCCGATAATTGCTCCCTTCCGCCGATTCCCTGGTGGCTTCAAAGTCGACAACAATCAGGATTTTTGTGATTTTTTCCGGCTGGAGGAAATTTTGAAAATCGACTGCAGTGATATTATACGATCCGAAAACTTCTCTGATTTTTTTAGCGAGATTGATGATTTCCTGGATGGTAACGGAAGTCGGGTTTGGAACCATCCTGATGTTTACAGCTTCAAAAAGATCATTCCAGACAAGATAGGCAACACAGTAAACGACATCGACATGTTCTACCAGGGTCATTGCCGAATCGTTGGCAGGTGCCACGCGCCACTTCCGGGACTCAAAGCGAAACGTCAGATCAGGTACGTTCACCGCGTCAACGGGTTTGTGCATAATCGGCAATTTTCCCTCCTTTCTGGCGAGACTCGAAGCCAGTTTTCGGCCGATGATGGTCAAATCCTGCGGTGCGATCAGTCCCGAAACGTCTTTTGTCATGCTGGAAATGTCCTTGTACATCTCCAGCAGCAATGTCAGGATCTTTACCCCGAATTCCTGATGGGCCTGAAAGCTCCAAGCCTGGAAACGATTCAGTTCATAGAGAATCTGACGGTCCAGCTTGTATTTTTTAAATAATTCCGCCGATAGCCTTTCCTTGATGGTCATTTTTTTTGACATCAATTTGATTTCGTATCGTAAATAAAAACACTTCTTCAAAAAATCAAAGTCAGGGTGGTGGTGCTTTTCGTAATGGGCCAACACCGCATCCAATGTAAACATACTGGGGTCAATGAACGACTTGTCCCTACCGGTACCCAGAATCAGATCCCGAAAACGATGGCAGAACAGCGCCTCCGACGGCAATTCCATCTGAACCACAAGGAGCAACATTTTAATTATGGATTTCAGCGGATGTGTCAGAGCCTTATTGAACTGCCAGAGCGCCGCTCCAAAATATTCACTTCGTTCAATAGGAAGCAGATCCCCTAAATCCACACAATCGTCCTGACCAAAATTGGGGTGCATGTATTCCCGCAAGGCTTCTTCGTAAGACTGAGGTTTTTCAGGATTGAAATAGACCCACCAGAAGGGGATTTTCCCGCAAATCACGACAGCAGTGCGATAGAATTCTTCTTTCAGCACATTTTTCTGGGTGCTGCCACAACCTTCATCACTTACGTTACCAAAATTTCCTCTTTGGATATTCGTGATATCACTGATGAAAAAATATACCGGCATTTTAAGGGTGGCATCAAGCCAATCTTTAATCAGATACACTTTCTGGGAAAGCTGATCGAATTGGATATCGCTAAAAC encodes:
- the bioA gene encoding adenosylmethionine--8-amino-7-oxononanoate transaminase, with translation MVDTKEEIRELEQADLACVWHPFTQMQIYRREKPVIIEKGKGSYLYDVEGNAYLDGISSLWTNVHGHGKAELDEALKAQIDLVAHSTLLGITNVPAVRFAQKLLNVVPRGLTRVFYSDSGSTAVEIALKMAFQYHRQSAQGNPRKTKFLSFVNAYHGDTIGSVSLGGIDLFHDMYRNLLFGTYKVPSPYCYRCPYGRDYPGCKLDCLIGVEKMLDRHHEEIAALVVEPLVQGAAGMLMQPEGFLRGVRELCSHYGVFMIADEVAVGFGRTGKMFACEHEGVTPDILCLAKGISGGYLPLAATVTREEVFEGFLGEFADNKTFYHGHTYTGNPLGCAVAIASLELFEKERIIENLQPKISFLSDKLNEFKELTHVGDIRQRGMMVGIELVANKETRQALAAENMTGHEVIMEARKRGVMIRPLGDVIVLVPHLSMSTAELELLCRVTYESIRMVTERN
- a CDS encoding biotin--[acetyl-CoA-carboxylase] ligase gives rise to the protein MSTKEALLKHLKESAGVWVSGERLATALSISRTAIWKHIKTLQEEGYGITSSTGRGYLLQEMPDRLLPAEIMDGLQTRVFGRRGINYYSETDSTNIRARALAHKGAPEGTIVVAETQTQGRGRRGRTWFSPPGSGIYMSIVLRPRVQPHEAPLLTLVAAVSMTETLFEMVDLPFKIKWPNDILIEGKKISGILTEMSLEMERVDYVIVGVGLNVNTEPDAMEDEIREIASSLRILTGKVFSRIRILQVFLKRLEHYYDLFQDRQFETIRNRWKELSGVIGRQVKIINPDGVCEGEAVDIDSDGFLILRSPTGDFQRIVAGDVLYQ
- the bioB gene encoding biotin synthase BioB, whose amino-acid sequence is MFNQQILHLAKKIIGDHYLPSYEESCALARLPETETFDLLACAGKITRHFKEDHVTLCAILNAKSGFCTEDCAFCAQSAHHRTGISTYDLKTEAFMVADARERQIAGATRFSMVTSGLTLTDEEIKTICRSAERISRDTAVTVCASVGTITSERAQALKASGVSVYHHNLETARSFFHEICSTHAYEDDINTLKRAKKAGVRICSGGILGLGETWEQRVELACTLRDLDVDGIPLNFLNPIAGTRMENRPVLSPMDTLKSIALFRFVNPDRDIFICGGRELILKDFQSWIFLAGANGFMVGNYLTTQGRNTGMDMEIVRALNLKPSLSEM